DNA from Triticum aestivum cultivar Chinese Spring chromosome 7D, IWGSC CS RefSeq v2.1, whole genome shotgun sequence:
GACGATATCAAAGAGAATATAAAAGACTTTGAAATCTGTCTCTTTGATCATGAGAAAAAGGGAGAAGAATTGGGGGGTCCATAGCTTTCTGGATTAGTTGGTACTCTTAATTTGGGGCGCCATTTGTGGCTACTTAGCCCTCCTGATTTCGTTTGTATTGAAACTTTCATAGAACTTGAATAAAGTtgagtaacccccccccccccaaagcatATGCCAAAAAATTCAATGAAGCGTGTTATGTTCAGAGGTGGCGGCGGTGAGTCCCTCGCGCTAAGTAGACCCATCTCACGCGGCGTGTTCAGAGGTGACGGTGGTGCGTCCTCCTCTTTCCGCTCTGGTTCATGTGTTGTCCTCCCTCGAGGAGGACATGGTGGTCCGTGGGTTTCTCCACCGGTCCTTCATCAAGTAGGAGCCTGACGCTCGGCGCAAATGCTAGAAGAATGCGCGCTTCGAGAGGGATTGATGCTTCACATCGAAAAAGCCACCTGAGCCAAAGTCCTCGTCAACGAAAAAGCCCGCTCCGCCCGAGTACACGCCGGgctccaagaagaggaagatgggGACTCTAACTACCCCTACGGCACCTTCGTTCACTTGCACTTCAGAAAATGCAAGTGAAGTGTAGCTTGTCCTACTGTTGTGTCCTATGTCAAATTGAATTATGTGTTGTCCTACTTCTATGTCCTATGTCATTGaactatgtatatgtatgttgTATCAACTTGTCCTATGTTCTACTATGTCAATTTGAACCATGTGTTGCATGTCGAATGGATTTGGGAAGAAGAAATGGGTATTGTTATTGGAGCGGAGGACAAAACAAGCGTCACTGTTTGTTGTCGGCAGATATAAGGGGAAGGTTTTTGAGACTTGCCTTGGGAAATGCTCTTATTTGTCTAGCAAGTAAATGTATGCCCTATGTCTATCGGGTATAAGGTGACGTCTCATTGTCATATAAATCCGCGTAGGCTCACCGTATTGTTGTTAGTACACCGAGTAAACACAGCCGACACTTGTAGTGTGTTTGGTTGTAATATTAGTTGAGATTCTTAATATCGCTATCCCTAATATTAATGTTAGTGCTAGACATATAATTAACAATCAATTAATATCCCGTCTAATATCAATGTGCATTGGACCCGGGACGTATACTAGGTAGAATGCTATCGTATACCTAATTCTATTTTTTTTGAGAATATCGTATACCTAATTCTAttatacctaaatagttgatcctTTAACATGCacatatgccacctcatcaaaggtCCACCATAGCATAGCATGCATGCGATTTTTTCCCCATTATTTGATCTCATACACACATCTCACCAGGCCACACATGCCACCTTATCAAAGGTTCACTCAACTTGCATtggatttttttcattatgttatACCACTTAAGTTCAATAAATATTTTTAACCATACAATAATcaaatataatactccctccaatccaacATACGTcggtatctagacaaatctatAAGATAAGTAATATAGATAGAAGGGATTATAAAATATGCATTTTTATTTTTAGAATTTTAGTTAATACAATATATTATTAATTCAACTATTTATGAATCATACAATCAAGTCACTTGAAATACTATATTGCAATGGATTCCGCAGCAACCGGGTATCCTCTTCTATTAAAAAGGAAAATGTGATCTTGTATACTGTATTACACCAAAATATCCTATTTGCCGGAAAGACCAAAAAAGCATCTTGGTCATTATCCTCGCGCCGCGCGGGGTGGCTTCCCTTCCCTTCCGATGGACTCGCCGTCGGCTCCGCCCGCCCTCCTCCTCAGCTTCCGCGCGCTGCCCtacggcagcagcagcagaagatCCCTCTGCCTCCGCTCGAAGAAGAGGCTGCAGCGATTGCCTTCACCAGGAACCGGTCGCCgtcacgtggcggcggcggcggtggacaagcTCGCGCCCCGGCCGCCGGAGGCTGGCCGTCTGAGGTGGAAGTACCGGCTAGCGTGCCGCGGGTCCTACGATTCAGGAGACgggcttcccgggcctcctcctccgcctccttccggTGAGGTGAGCGCGTCAAGAAATGCTGCGAAATTTGTTAGCTCTCCAGTAAGAGTTCTGTTGTGTTCTGTTACGAGTTACGATGATGTTGTGTTGATATGGACAGAGCGTGGATGTGTGGCGTCCTGCCCTTAGCAGATGGGATGTCCCATGGCAGTGGCCAACCGTGTCCCTCACCATGGTGGCCTGTGCACTAAGGTACATTGCAATCCAGATTGGTACTGTGCATTATCACTCTAGCGACAGCATTCTGAAACAAGAAATTTCATTTGCACAATCCAGATTATGTCGATTACATGTAAATGCCAATAATTTGGGTTCTTGAATGTCTAGAAAAATTTGCTGAATGTTCTTTAGACAGCGCTCTTTTGGCAGGAAAGGTTGAGCAGTCAGTTTTGGAGTATCTAGGCTATCAAGCCGGAGAGGCAACTATTGATGAGAAGGCCGGGGTACTCTTTTTGGAACAATTGTATGGATCTGATTTCTTTTTCCTATGTATGGATACCGCAACTCAACTCATAGCTCATCTGCTTATAGATTATATATCAGCGTGGGATTTACTTGTCTCTTCTTGTGTCCAAGTGCAGTAGTGTGACAGCAGTTGCCATTGGAGTTATTTTTGGCATCACCAATACCTTCCGACCATTCTCGGATGACATATTTCGTTATGGTCAGAGAATGATCTTGTTATTCCCTTTCAGTAATTCTTTTGGTTGCATTATAAGAACATGTTGCTTCCTTTCGGAAGACCACCTTGATAAATAATAGAATCGTTAATGGCATGAAAATTACCTAGTAGCCAAGACTTGTGCTGCTTTCTGCACTATGACTGGATGTTGTTTCTTCCTCTTTTGTTGGCTGGGAGTTTATTAATGCAACTGTATTTGTCAATTTCCAGATTTTAAGGAACCATTTAAGCTGCAAAACGGCTGGCTCCTGTGGGCTGGAATTGGCCTCTTTTTTGCTCTAGTTTCCATTTCTTTAACTGGAGCAGTGATGACCTTTCTGAATGGTGAAACCACACAGAGAGAGGTCGATCTAGACTTTTTATGCTTGAGCTGCTAGTCTTGTGTTGTCTTATGGAACACTAATTTATAAATCAATTAACAATCTTCATTGATATCCTACATCCTTTCTATTTCAAATTTTATTATAGTTTTTATTGTTATCTTGGATTTTTCTAGTGATTTGTAGAACTTGTCAAGAATAAATTACTCTAATTTGCTAAATGGTTTCTTCATTAGCCATATTTTTGGCATGTCTTAGTTTCCAGTGTTTAGCTCTGTGGTACACTATACCATATGCCTAACGTTCCTGCATCACCAGCCTCTGTTGGAAGAAGGTTGTGAAGATTCAGATATGTATATGTAGTTATATGATATCCATGATATAATAAACGTATGGACTAGAGTATGTTATATATCAGATAAATGTAAAATCCCAGAATGTTAGTATTAGACCACATTTTTCCCACATGGGCACATCTGAAATTTATAGTAAGCGGTGATCATACATTTTCACCAAAATTCGCATGTGCGTATTCCTACCGGTCATCTACTTGCACTGAACTTTTCATATATTTTTGAAAATCCTAGATATGATTGGTAGATGAGATACAAATTCAGGTTTAGATGTACCCAAATTCAGATGACGATTTCTCATGTTATTTTACTATCTTACGTTTAACATTTTATCAAGAAAAAACCCTTACATCTCACCTGAACTTATTTACTTCTTGAACATCTTCTTTCAGACTGACTCGCTAGGTCTTCTATTGCCACTGATAGGCTCGTCGAATATCAGGTATTACTTGTGGGGTTTACTGTCACAAATTGCATGTAGATATAGATTAGGGAAGAGTAGACAAACTTATCTGACATCTTGACTTTTTTTCTTTATTCGTAGCACTGCCTGTCTGCTGGGCATCACTGGGGTTCTTGCACCAATTTTGGAGGAAACTGTATTTAGAGGATTTCTAATGGTATCCTTGACTATGTGGTAAATAGGCATACCTTTTTCTTGGTCCAGAAACTTATTAACGCTTCTTTTTAAGGGATTCCTGTGCTTATCCTAGAAATGATGAACTGTACATTGGTGCATCTGCACTTCTGTACCATATAAAAGAGATATATAATTTGTTTATTATACAGGTTTTCTACGCCAGTATCTGTTCTGATCACAGCTGTGGTGTTTGCCTTTGCTCATCTTACACCAGGAGAGTTTCCCCAACTTTTTGTGCTTGGTAAGTGACTGCATTACCAGTAACTTGGCAGGATACTGTACAAAAACTGCATTATGCTGAAACCCCCCTATCACAAGCCCTCAGCATGGTTACTAGTTCGGTGTTGCCCAGAATCGAACAAATCACAAACAATTGTGAGGCCATATGTTCATATGTTGTGTAACTTGTGTTACATGATTTGACAGCATGGACATGACTATCTTTTCCATCTGTTGAATGTGCACAGGTGTGGCACTGGGATTCTCATATTCTCAAACTCGGAATCTTCTTACTCCTATCACAATTCATGCTGCTTGGAATTCCGGAGTAATATTGTTACTAACCTTTCTTcaggtatatattatctttatgtCACCGTTTTGTTGTACAACTGATGGCCATTTGTCCTTCTTTTATCCATATGCAGTGTGATTGCACACAGTGTGGCTTAGGGTGTTTCTTTGGAGTCGTTTGTTTTCACTCCCCACGCACccccttttttttttttgaggaaatgtCATTCGGCTAGCTTTATTGGTTTGAAAAAGTAGTTACATTGTTCACAAGCGATTCAAGGATAAAACTAGGGGATCATCATCCCAGATACAAGAATTATGAGTAACAAAAGCATTTCTTGCTAGCTTGTGCGCTACGACAATGGCCTCCCGAATCCCGATTAAGATATTCTACAAGAACCCTATCAAAACCTGTCAAAGATGTTGTTGCAATCTCCATATATCGCTGATGATGCTGTTGCCAAGAAGCCACCATCTTGCATTGTTTCAACCACTTGCATGCAGTCCATTTGGACCGCAAAAACATTTATACCAATATGCTGCGCTAGCAGCAATCCCTCTGAATGCATATGCTTCTGCCATTGCTGCGTGTACTACATGCATAAGATATCTGTGAGAACTCGCAATATAGTTTCCATGacaatctctaatcaccacccctgtTCTTCCATAGCCTGAATTCCTATCATAAGTAGCATCAACGTTGATCAGTAATATTCCTAAAGTTGGTTTCCTCCATCCCTCTCTCGGCTTCAAAATCCATATGTTATTCAGTTCAGTGATATTGATCTGTAATATTCCGTCAGTTTGAGTAATATTGTCACCAACCGTTCTTcaggtatatattatctttttgtCATCATTTGTTGTACAACTGATACCCATTTGCCCTTTTTATCCATATGCAATGTGGTTGCCGTGGCTTAGGGTGTTTCCTGGCTTCGCTTGTTTTCACTCCCCCGACACCCTGGTCCTTGATCAATCTGCTCTGTCACTTAGGGTGTTTTTTGGCGTCGCTCGTTTTCACTTCCCATCTCATGCTGGTCCTCGATCCTTTGTTGTACATAAATACTGTCATCGTATGCTGATTGCCAGAGCTCCTGCCTTTTGTGGAAGAAAAAACATAGAAGTACTGAAAACTAATTGAAGTTCTTTGTGTATTGTGTTTCAGCTGCAGGGATATGATATCAAGGAGCTGCTGCAGGCATCTTGAAGGTTTCATTTGGTCACCATAGTTTTATCTTGCACCGATTTTGTACGTTACTGTAAAATACATGAACTCTTTGAAGTATCCCCTGCTAACAATTCATAGTTGACGTGTCATCTGATCTGGTAATTTCCTTTTGTTTTTCAAACTGCGGTTTGATATTTGA
Protein-coding regions in this window:
- the LOC123169535 gene encoding uncharacterized protein, with translation MDSPSAPPALLLSFRALPYGSSSRRSLCLRSKKRLQRLPSPGTGRRHVAAAAVDKLAPRPPEAGRLRWKYRLACRGSYDSGDGLPGPPPPPPSGESVDVWRPALSRWDVPWQWPTVSLTMVACALSALLAGKVEQSVLEYLGYQAGEATIDEKAGVLFLEQFSVTAVAIGVIFGITNTFRPFSDDIFRYDFKEPFKLQNGWLLWAGIGLFFALVSISLTGAVMTFLNGETTQRETDSLGLLLPLIGSSNISTACLLGITGVLAPILEETVFRGFLMVSLTMWFSTPVSVLITAVVFAFAHLTPGEFPQLFVLGVALGFSYSQTRNLLTPITIHAAWNSGVILLLTFLQLQGYDIKELLQAS